One Rattus norvegicus strain BN/NHsdMcwi chromosome 18, GRCr8, whole genome shotgun sequence DNA segment encodes these proteins:
- the Ifgga4l gene encoding interferon-gamma-inducible GTPase Ifgga4 protein: MGQLFSDTSKSEDNGGDLVSSSNAYFKKINTKTKIISPETIRLIELHLSKGNILGASDLISDALKNIESIPINIAVTGESGAGKSSFINALRGIRPEEEGAAEVGVVETTMERTPYQHPKIKTLTLWDLPGIGTQKFPPKTYLEKVKFEEYDFFIIASATRFTKLELDLAKAIRIMKKNYYFVRTKVDFDLENEKRSKPRTFDREKTLKKIRGCTMKTFRENNMDVPQIFLISSYNLSDYDFPVLMDTLIKDIPAQKRYNFMLSLPKITEAAIDRKHKAMQEFVWLEAFKTGALATIPALGILRDNDVEKLRQKLNNYRQLFGVDDESLEFMAKDFQVPVAQLKEILKSPHLLKTDREETLQDKLLKYLEIFASANGGLLATGLYFRKTYYLQLHFLDTVAEDAKVLLQWKYSKH; this comes from the coding sequence ATGGGTCAGCTCTTCTCTGACACATCTAAGAGTGAAGACAATGGCGGAGATTTGGTGTCTAGCTCCAATGcctattttaaaaagattaatacAAAAACCAAAATTATTTCTCCGGAAACTATCCGTTTAATAGAGTTACACCTGAGCAAAGGAAACATTCTTGGGGCAAGTGATTTAATCAGTGATGCATTAAAAAATATTGAGAGTATCCCAATAAATATTGCTGTGACAGGGGAGTCAGGAGCAGGGAAATCCAGCTTCATCAATGCACTGAGAGGGATTAGACCTGAAGAGGAAGGTGCAGCTGAAGTTGGGGTAGTAGAGACAACTATGGAGAGAACTCCTTACCAACATCCCAAAATTAAAACTTTGACCTTATGGGACCTGCCTGGTATTGGAACTCAGAAATTCCCACCAAAGACTTATTTGGAGAAAGTGAAATTCGAAGAATATGATTTCTTCATTATTGCTTCTGCCACACGTTTTACAAAACTTGAATTAGACCTCGCCAAAGCAATCAGAATTATGAAAAAGAATTACTACTTTGTGAGAACCAAGGTGGATTTTgatttagaaaatgaaaagagatCCAAACCACGTACTTTTGACAGAGAAAAGACCCTGAAGAAGATCCGAGGCTGTACTATGAAGACCTTTAGAGAAAATAATATGGATGTACCACAAATTTTCTTGATCTCTAGCTATAATTTATCTGACTATGATTTTCCAGTCCTGATGGACACCCTGATTAAGGATATCCCTGCTCAAAAGCGCTACAATTTTATGCTTTCCCTGCCTAAAATTACAGAAGCAGCCATTGACAGAAAGCACAAAGCTATGCAGGAGTTTGTCTGGCTAGAAGCCTTCAAAACTGGAGCTTTGGCAACTATTCCTGCACTGGGCATCCTCAGGGATAATGATGTGGAGAAGCTAAGGCAGAAGTTAAACAACTACCGACAACTCTTTGGAGTAGATGATGAATCTCTGGAGTTTATGGCTAAGGATTTCCAAGTGCCTGTTGCACAACTGAAAGAAATACTTAAGTCTCCTCATTTGTTGAAGACTGACAGAGAGGAAACATTACAAGACAAGCTATTGAAATATTTAGAGATATTTGCATCAGCTAATGGTGGGCTCCTTGCTACAGGTCTTTACTTCAGGAAAACTTATTATTTACAACTTCATTTCCTTGACACAGTGGCTGAAGATGCCAAAGTTCTCCTTCAATGGAAATATTCAAAACACTAG